In Oscillospiraceae bacterium, the DNA window CCGGAATTCGGGTTGGAAATACCCGGGTATTATACGCCTCGCTGTGCAAACGGCGTTCTGACGGAGCTCTGTGCAAAAGCAGCAGTATTTGAAAGCGGAGACGAGCTTTGCGGGCTTGTCGTGCTCGACATAATCGGCGGATCATATGAAATAACGAAAAAAATTCGCGAACGGGTGTCGAAATACATTCCTGTCGCGCCAGAAAAGCTGATCGTTTTCTCCACGCATACACATACCTCCGTTCCGGTCGACTTCGACCTTTACGAAAGCAGAAAAAACATCGAATGCGTCGACAGGTTTTGTATAAAAGCCGCCGATGCCGTTGTCGCGGCTTATAATTCCCGCCGGGAAGCCGTTTGCGGATACGGAGAGGACTGCGAAGCTTCAATATCGTTCAACCGCCGGTTTTATATGAAGGGCGGCGGGGTCAAAATGAATCCGGGATTTTTAAATCCGGACGCGATCAGTCCGGAGGGAACCGTTGATCCACAGGTCGGCGTGCTCCGCTTTGACTCACCGGAAGGAAAGCCCATCGCGCTGATAACGAATTTTGCCTGCCATCTTGATACGGTCGGAGGCTCATCCTATTGCGCCGATTATCCGGCGGAGCTTTCCGAAACCGTGAAGACGGTTCTCGGACGCGATGTAATAAGCATATTTATAAACGGCTGCTGCGGAAATCTTAATCATTTCGACTTCACGAAGGCTCCGTCATGCAAGCCGGATCACTATAAAAAAATGGGCAGGCTTTTGGGATATAAGGCGCTATCAGCGCGTGAAAAAGCCGTTGTTAAAGCCGATTCGATCGTAAAATGCGTGACTGAATTCATGGATATACCCATGCGCCAGCCTACGCCCGTCGATTTGGAATTTGCCCGTGTGCATGCGAATAATCCATCCTCCGCCGTAAACGACCGGGATATTGCCGAAGATATCCTTTCCCTTTATAAAGAGCCTGTTTTGACCAAGCCCGCCGAACAGCAGGTTATTTCAATCGGAGACACGGCGATATGCTCGCTTCCGGGAGAGGTTTTCACCGAAATAGGACTGGAGATAAAGAAGGAATCGCCGTTTGCGCACACTCTTGTCGGAGAGCTGGGAAGCGCGAATATCGGTTATGTCGCGGCAAAATTTGCGCATGATAATATGAAAAACCTGCCGTATGCCGTTCAGACTATGTCTTATGAAACACGTCTTTCAAAATATACCGGCGCTGTTCCCGAAACAGGAGAGCAATTCGTGAAGACCGCGAAAAAGCTTCTTGATAGATGCAAATAAGTGAAGGAGATATTAGAAAAAAGATATGGTTTTATAGGCTTCAAAAACGATAATACGCTTGATACATAATATATGCTTATCGATATTATAAACTTTATGTATTTTACTTATGTTGTAAATTCCTGTATAGTATGTTGTAGCAAGAAGCTGCAATTAATATTGGAGGAATGATTATGGTAAAAGCAATTGTCGGTGGTAATTGGGGAGATGAAGGCAAAGGCAAAATGACGGATCTGCTTGCCGGAGAGTCCGATATCGTAATAAGATTTCAAGGCGGCGCAAATGCAGGTCATACAATCATTAACGAATATGGCAAGTTTGTACTTCATATTTTACCTTCAGGTGTTTTTAGAAACAACATTGTTAATATTATCGCACCTGGTGTGGCATTAAATCTTGACAGCTTTTTCGGAGAGCTTGATATGCTTTCTAAAAGGGGCGTACCTTCTCCACAACTTATGGTATCGGAACGCACTCAAATTGTAATGCCATATCATATTATGTTCGATAAACTTGAAGAAAACAGGCTTGGTAAAAAGAGCTTTGGCTCCACCCAGTCAGGAATAGCTCCTTTTTATTCCGATAAATACCTAAAAATCGGTTTTCAGATTTCAGACCTTTATAGTGAAAATCTAAAAGAAAAAATTAACCAGGTTACAAGTGTTAAATCGGCGTATGCAAACGCTGTATACGGAGAAAGTGGTTTTCTGAATCCGGAAACAGTTTATAATTATCTTATCAATTATAAAAATAAAATTTCACCTTATGTTGCCGACACAACGCATTATCTGTTTGAGGCAAACAAGCAAAACAAGAAAATACTTCTTGAAGGTCAATTGGGCGCCCTTCGTGACCCGGACAACGGGATATATCCTTTTGTAACATCATCATCTCCATTGGCCGGATACGGAGCTGTGGGAGCAGGACTGCCGCCGTATTCAATCAGCAGTATTGTCACAGTTGTTAAAGCATATTCTTCCTGTGTAGGTGCCGGCGCCTTTGTCAGCGAAATATTTGGCGATGAAGCTAACGAATTGAGAAATCGTGGCGGAGATAACGGCGAATACGGAGCTACTACCGGAAGACCGCGCAGAATGGGTTGGTTTGATACTGTTGCAAGCCGTTACGGCTGTATGCTTCAAGGGACAACCGAAGTAGCTTTGTCATTACTGGATGTTTTAGGCTATCTTGATGAAATTCCGATTTGTGTAGGGTATGACATTGACGGCGATATAACTGAAAAATTCCCTGTAACTGACAAGTTAAATAAAGCAAAACCGATCTATAAATATTTAGAAGGCTGGAAATGTGATATCCGTTCCATAAAATCATATGATAAGCTTCCATTACAAGCAAAAAAATATGTCGAATTCATTGAAGAAAAACTCGGATATCCTATAACTATGATTTCTAATGGTCCAAAGCGCAATGACATTATTTTCAGATGAATCTTTCTGTATGCAAAGGGAGTGCAGTAAAAGTCCGCGGCTCATTGAATAATTCCGTAGGGTATTAGGAGAAACAATCTCTGCATTTTTCTAATCCCATAACATACCGTGAACAACCGTTTTTATCCTTTCTCAAACTTAAAAATTGAGGCTGCAACAAAATTACCTTTTGCTGCAGCCCCGTCGTATTTTATAGACTTAGAAATTTACCAGCTTTGTATCGCCCGTAAGGAGCGCGAGCACGCCGCGGTATATCGATTCTGCCTTTTCGTCGAAGCGATTGCTCATGTTTTCGGCTTCTCCCCTGTTATCGAGATACAGCTTAAGCTCGAAAAGACTGTACCGGTCGTCGTGAATCGCGCACGAAAGCTCATATCCGCCGGAATCGAGCGTCTTCACGGAGGATTCGACGCGGCTGCCCCGGCTGTTGAAGGCGAGAAGGCGCGCGGCGCTTACAAGGAGCTTTTTTTTGGCATCCTCAAGCACGTCGGATTCGACCTCCTCAAGCACGCTTTTTCCGAGTGGGGTTATCGAATACGCTTCGTTGTATTCCTCCCCCTGTGCGTCGACAAGACCGCCGTTTGCCAGTGCGCGCAGGCAATCGCAATAGACAAAATAATTTATCGTTCCGTCCCACAGTATGATTTCGGTAAGTGTTTCGCCCGAAAGCCGGCAATTGAGCCTGTCCAGCAAAAACAATATAAAAATTTTTACTTTTTTTTCATCGCAGATTTTATTTGCCATTTCGAATCACCGCCCGCTTTTTATTATGCTTTGATTATAGCATAACGCACCCGGTTTGACAACAGTGTTTTATTTGTTTACGGTTTTGCTATATGTTATTGCGAAAAGGATGAGCTTCTTGAGGAATCACTCATGCAAGAAAACGGGGTCATAGTTAGCAGTATATTTTTTATTCTCAATATATAATATATTTTATGTATAACTTGACAATACAATATTAATATGATATCATAATTATGACAACAAAGCAGTTATCAATTAAACATTCCGAAAGAGATTGGATATTTCATAATTAAATAAAATAAGAATAAGGAATTATGTTCATGAAATATAACAAGATCGGATTTATCGCAATTATTTTTTGTGTAATGTCGTTATGCGCCTGCGGAAACAAAGAAAAAATCACAAGTAACAATACAGGCGATTGCCAACCCCAAAATTCTTCTGAAGGCCTGAGAGATTACAATACACAAATTTCAACCGAAAGCCAAAGCGATTTTCAAACTCAGAGCTCTACCGAAAATCTCAATGATGGCGGAATTAAATATTTGGATGAAGAATTAGCCGTCATACATAATAATGTTGAATATAATATGAAGTTCAAGGTTCCTGTATATCTTATAAAAATGGCGTCGAACAGATTTTCCGCTCCCAAGGATTGCTTTTTTTACATACATGAAATTTATATCAATGAACCTGTATCCACTTTTGGAAAGGTAATAGATGTTGAGTCAAAGGAGTCAATGGAAGATGTTAAAAAACTTTTATGCACGGTACTTGGTTCAGACCCATATCCGGGTGTTATGTTTGCTAAACCCATTGATACAATTTACGGTAATAAAGCGTTTGAAATATTCACAGCCGCAGATGGCTTATATCGCGTTCTATGCTGCATTCCGATCCCGGACACCGACTGCTTGGCGTGCATAGTTATTTCCAGTACGGATTTACATATAATGGGAAGTGCTATAGAATTTAGTCAAATAGATAAAATAACTTCGTCAGTTATTATCGAGAGAACAAAATAAAATGCAATTTAGGTGAAAACATCAGTTATGAAAGCAATTTTCTATGATATGTGTTAAAGATATGTGAGGAATGACAAGCTGCATTTGTAATTTATAATTAATGTCTGCTAAAAACACTTCTCAAATGGAGCGTTGATTTAGCAGACATTTGTCATTTGATTTCCGAATAAGCTTTTTAACAAGATGAGAGTCGTCCGCATATATTATTTATATTTTCACGGCTTCTCCGACCTGAGAGCCTTCGGAAACGGTATATCCTTCGGAATATTCCACGCGCCCGATCCTACAGTTTTCACATATCGCGACGTTCTTTCCGCGTACGACAGAGGCAGAGGTGTCAGTCAGGGAAATCGAGTCTCCCTCTATTGAGCCTTTAACGTTCAGCGTCGGATAATTCTTATTCCATACGCCGAAAATCCCCCATTTTCCTTCGCCGCGTCTTTTTACCGTGATAGTTCCGCCGCCGATCGATTCGATTTCGCTTTTATTTATCCCTGTTCCGTCAAGCTCAATGGAAACCTGTTCAGCGTTTAAAAGTCCTCCTATATCAGCGCAGCCTCTCAATTCAACCTGTTCTCCCGATATATCTCCTCCGACCTTTATCCCGCCGGAAATTTCCACGCTTGAAGCGGATATGTTTTTATTTATGGTAATTCCACCGGAAGCGGCGATTTTTCCGGCTTTGAGATTTCCTTCGCAAACAAATGAGCCCGAAACATGCAGAGAATTTTCCGCAGTTACGGAGCCGTCTATTTTACATGAACCGGAAACCCTGACGTCGCCGCGACAGAATACGTCGCCCTCAACCTTGCAGGACCCTGACACTTTCATTTCAGAGCATCCGATGCTTCCGGATATTTTTGCCGAGCCGGATACCGATATGGCGTCATATTCGCCGCCGGAAATTTTTCCGCTTCCGGATATTTTGATATCGTTCATAATTATCGCCATGCCTTTCGTTTTAATTGATTATTTATTGCCGTTTGTCTTGCCGTAAAACAGCTCGCTGACGAGCCCGATGATCTCGGTTTCCCTGCTTCCGTCGGACAGCTTTATCGATTTGAGCTTGTTAATATCGTATTTATTTACACCATATGCGCTTTCGATTACAAGCATCGGCGTTTTCATGTCCGAGGGCATATCGAACACAGCCTTCATCTCATCAAGCGACGCGCTTTCTTTCATCCCGATTATCTTTTCTATCCGTTCACATATGAGTTCACGCGGGAAAAACGTCTCCTGTCCGGTAGAAACTGATTTTTTAATAAACCATTCTTCCGGTATAAGCCCCATGCGCTTCCACCTGTAAAGAGCCCCGTATGAAATTCCGAATTCGGACAGCAGATCCTTTTTTGATATCAGCGCGTCCCCGGAACCAGCACCGCCGGGGGATTTTTTGTTTTCGTTATTCAATTTGTCCCTCCGATATCCCGTAACAATGTTACGAACATATAATATCATAACATTGTTACGTTGTCAATAGCGCAAGGCAAAAAAAGCTTCCGCATATTTATAATGCGGAAGCTCGGTTCGCAGATATATTGGATTACGGCATTAAGGTTATATCCTGTTATTTTATATGAAGTATCTTGACAGAGGCTTTTCAAGGAAGCCGCGCATCCCGTTTGCCGTTATGTTCATCAGAATCTGAAATAAAGAAACGGATTATATGATCCGTCGATCAGATATGCAGTGCTTATAATAAGAAGCCCGATACAGGCGGCATATGCCGAATATTTATATGTCGCGTTAAAATATCTGTGCTTCTCGAATTTATTCATTAAATTTTTCAGCAGAGGCACGGACAAAACGACCGCAATGATCAAAACCGTAAGATAGCTGAGCGAATAATAAGAGCTTTCGGTGTTTGTGAATCCTGCGGCTCCTATTCCGACAAGCTCACCAAACCGTTTTGCGATATCGGCAAGCGAATTCGCGCTGAATATCTCAAAGCCCGTTACCGTAATCAAAATAAAATATATATGTGAAAAAAGCTCGGACTTTTCAAGATGTTTTATATACAAAAATTTTTCGGCAGTCAGAAGAACGCCGTAATACAGACCCCAAAGGATAAAATTATACGCCGCTCCGTGCCATAATCCGGTCGCGAACCATACGACCAACAGATTGAAAATGTGCCTCGTGGGATTTACGCGGTTTCCGCCCATCGGAATATATACGTAATCCTTAAACCATGTGCCGAGTGTAATGTGCCAGCGGCGCCAAAATTCAGTCGCGCTTCTTGAAACGAAGGGATAATTAAAATTCTCAGGAAAATTAAATCCGAACATTCTGCCCAGACCTATCGCCATATCCGAATATCCGGAAAAGTCAAAATAAATCTGAAGCGGAACGGCAATGGCGCAGACCCACGCGAACAATACCGTGTGGGTATTCGCTTTGTCATACATTTGAGAAAGTCCCGCAAGCGTATTTGCTATCAGAACTTTTTTACCCAACCCGACACAGAACCGCCGAATGCCTGACGCAAATCCGTCAAGCGTCGTTTTTCTGTCATGAAGCTCACACGCTATGGTTTCATATCGCACGATAGGCCCGGCGATAAGCTGAGGAAACAGAGTGACATATGTTGTAAATGAGATAAAGTTTTTTTCGGCTTTTATATCTCCGCGATACACGTCGATAGTATAGCTCATTGTCTGGAAGGTATAAAAGCTGATCCCTATCGGGAGCGCTATCTTCAAAAGAGGCAGCGCGGTCCCGAATACTCCGTTAAAGCTTGAAATAAACAAATCCGCGTATTTGAAATATCCGAGCAGCGAAAGGTTTACAATAAGAGACAGACATAAGAATATACGTGTTATCGCTTTCCTGTTTCTGAATCTCTCAATGAAAATCGAGCAGCAATAATCGGTAAGCGCGGAGAAGAGCATAATTATAACAAGCTTTTGTTCGCCTATGTAGTAAAAAGCAAGGCTGAAAACCAATAGAATTGAATTTCTGCATCTCCGGGGTGCGATATAATACACAAACAGAACCGCGGGAAGGAAAACGTATAAAAAGCCGATGCTTGAAAAAACCATATTTATGACGATGCCTTTCCATCAAAAGTAAGCTTTGGCGTACCCGGCGCAAAACTTGATTGCTGCTTAATCAGTCTGTAAATTGCTGCTGACATCGATCGCGGAAACGCTGTATGCCATGAGGACATCGCTTCCAGGCTCCAGAGATATCTTTTGGAGAGCGGAAGACATTTTAATATAGCGTATATCGAATATAACCACCCTTTTATAACAGGAAAGAAAAAGCGGGGCAAGGCTGCGTCCGAAAGAATCGCTTAACAGATACAGCGTTTTTCCGCCGGAGCTTTTTGTGTTGTCCAATACCGTAACCGTGCAGGCGCCTCCGAGAAAAACATCATATGCGTCATCGGCGTTTATATATTCATCGTAATACATCCTGCCCGAGAGCAGCTCGCCCGTGGTTTTATCGGCGCGCCGCACCCTGGCGGAATTGATGACATCGGAGGTCATATAAGTGATCGTGTCCGGAGACAGCGGCAGAGCGGACTGACCGTAATAAACGCCGAAGAACGGGGAAAGCGTTTTGCCTTCGGTCAGATTATCACATTTTCCGGCACCCATGGCGCCGAGAAGCCTGTCTG includes these proteins:
- a CDS encoding adenylosuccinate synthase, with the protein product MVKAIVGGNWGDEGKGKMTDLLAGESDIVIRFQGGANAGHTIINEYGKFVLHILPSGVFRNNIVNIIAPGVALNLDSFFGELDMLSKRGVPSPQLMVSERTQIVMPYHIMFDKLEENRLGKKSFGSTQSGIAPFYSDKYLKIGFQISDLYSENLKEKINQVTSVKSAYANAVYGESGFLNPETVYNYLINYKNKISPYVADTTHYLFEANKQNKKILLEGQLGALRDPDNGIYPFVTSSSPLAGYGAVGAGLPPYSISSIVTVVKAYSSCVGAGAFVSEIFGDEANELRNRGGDNGEYGATTGRPRRMGWFDTVASRYGCMLQGTTEVALSLLDVLGYLDEIPICVGYDIDGDITEKFPVTDKLNKAKPIYKYLEGWKCDIRSIKSYDKLPLQAKKYVEFIEEKLGYPITMISNGPKRNDIIFR
- a CDS encoding DUF4364 family protein gives rise to the protein MANKICDEKKVKIFILFLLDRLNCRLSGETLTEIILWDGTINYFVYCDCLRALANGGLVDAQGEEYNEAYSITPLGKSVLEEVESDVLEDAKKKLLVSAARLLAFNSRGSRVESSVKTLDSGGYELSCAIHDDRYSLFELKLYLDNRGEAENMSNRFDEKAESIYRGVLALLTGDTKLVNF
- a CDS encoding polymer-forming cytoskeletal protein produces the protein MAIIMNDIKISGSGKISGGEYDAISVSGSAKISGSIGCSEMKVSGSCKVEGDVFCRGDVRVSGSCKIDGSVTAENSLHVSGSFVCEGNLKAGKIAASGGITINKNISASSVEISGGIKVGGDISGEQVELRGCADIGGLLNAEQVSIELDGTGINKSEIESIGGGTITVKRRGEGKWGIFGVWNKNYPTLNVKGSIEGDSISLTDTSASVVRGKNVAICENCRIGRVEYSEGYTVSEGSQVGEAVKI
- a CDS encoding MBOAT family O-acyltransferase, with translation MVFSSIGFLYVFLPAVLFVYYIAPRRCRNSILLVFSLAFYYIGEQKLVIIMLFSALTDYCCSIFIERFRNRKAITRIFLCLSLIVNLSLLGYFKYADLFISSFNGVFGTALPLLKIALPIGISFYTFQTMSYTIDVYRGDIKAEKNFISFTTYVTLFPQLIAGPIVRYETIACELHDRKTTLDGFASGIRRFCVGLGKKVLIANTLAGLSQMYDKANTHTVLFAWVCAIAVPLQIYFDFSGYSDMAIGLGRMFGFNFPENFNYPFVSRSATEFWRRWHITLGTWFKDYVYIPMGGNRVNPTRHIFNLLVVWFATGLWHGAAYNFILWGLYYGVLLTAEKFLYIKHLEKSELFSHIYFILITVTGFEIFSANSLADIAKRFGELVGIGAAGFTNTESSYYSLSYLTVLIIAVVLSVPLLKNLMNKFEKHRYFNATYKYSAYAACIGLLIISTAYLIDGSYNPFLYFRF